From the Caballeronia sp. NK8 genome, one window contains:
- the tkt gene encoding transketolase, with amino-acid sequence MSQATPQAKDLDRLTIDTIRTLSMDAVQKANSGHPGTPMALAPVAFHLWQNHLRYDPDAPLWPNRDRFVLSVGHASMLLYSLLHLAGVKEFGQDGKPTGKPAVSLDDIEHFRQLDSKTPGHPEYRMTTGVETTTGPLGQGLGNSVGMAMAARWKEAHFNKGNDTIFDYRVYALCGDGDMMEGVSHEAASLAGHLRLSNLIWIYDSNRITIEGHTDLAYSDDVEARFHGYNWHTLHVDDANDASALEDAINKAKSHTDKPTLIVVKSIIGWGAPHKQDTSGAHGEPLGEDEIKLAKKFYGWPEDKQFYVPDGVMQHFADGMGARGKKLHAEWKQRFDAYEKSNPELAKEAWQMLQNKLPEGWDADIPTFEPDEKGIATRDSSGKVLNAIAPRLPWLIGGSADLSPSTKTNLKFEGAGSFEHDSYDGRNLHFGIREHGMGAVCNGLALSGLRPYGSTFLIFSDYMKPPIRLSAIMEVPVIYVFTHDSIGVGEDGPTHQPIEQLASLRGVPGLSTLRPADANEVAEVWRVALSHPKEPSCIVLTRQPLPTFDRKKYASADGVKRGAYVLADTEGGKKPEVLLLATGSEVSLCVEAYEKLKAEGIAARVVSMPSWDIFEKQDQAYKDSVLPPDVNARVCVEQAATLGWDRYVGRLGSQIVMHTFGASAPLKALKTKFGFTPERVYEEAKKQIARVKSNGKE; translated from the coding sequence ATGTCTCAAGCAACACCGCAGGCCAAAGATCTCGATCGTCTGACGATCGACACCATCCGTACCCTCTCGATGGACGCCGTGCAAAAGGCCAATTCCGGCCACCCCGGCACGCCGATGGCGCTTGCGCCCGTCGCCTTCCATCTCTGGCAGAACCATCTGCGCTACGATCCCGACGCGCCGCTCTGGCCGAATCGCGACCGCTTCGTGCTGTCGGTCGGTCACGCGTCGATGCTGCTGTATTCGCTGCTGCATCTGGCGGGCGTGAAGGAATTCGGCCAGGACGGCAAGCCGACCGGCAAGCCCGCGGTCTCGCTCGACGACATCGAGCATTTCCGGCAACTCGACAGCAAGACGCCGGGCCACCCGGAATACCGCATGACGACCGGCGTCGAAACCACGACCGGCCCGCTCGGGCAGGGTCTCGGCAACAGCGTCGGCATGGCGATGGCCGCGCGCTGGAAGGAAGCTCACTTCAACAAGGGCAATGACACGATCTTCGATTACCGCGTCTACGCACTGTGCGGCGACGGCGACATGATGGAAGGCGTATCGCACGAAGCGGCGTCGCTCGCGGGGCATCTGCGGCTGTCGAACCTCATCTGGATCTACGACAGCAACCGCATCACGATCGAAGGTCACACGGACCTCGCGTACAGCGACGATGTCGAAGCGCGCTTTCACGGCTACAACTGGCATACGCTGCACGTAGACGACGCCAACGACGCCAGCGCGCTCGAAGACGCGATCAACAAGGCGAAGTCCCACACCGACAAGCCGACGCTGATCGTCGTGAAGAGCATCATCGGCTGGGGCGCGCCGCACAAGCAGGACACGTCCGGCGCGCACGGCGAGCCGCTCGGCGAGGACGAAATCAAGCTCGCGAAGAAGTTCTACGGCTGGCCCGAGGACAAGCAGTTTTACGTGCCCGACGGCGTCATGCAGCATTTCGCCGACGGCATGGGCGCGCGCGGCAAGAAGCTGCACGCCGAGTGGAAGCAGCGCTTCGACGCCTACGAGAAGTCGAATCCGGAGCTCGCGAAAGAAGCGTGGCAGATGCTCCAGAACAAGCTGCCTGAAGGCTGGGACGCCGATATTCCCACCTTCGAGCCGGACGAAAAGGGCATCGCGACGCGCGATTCGTCGGGCAAGGTGCTCAACGCGATCGCGCCGCGCCTGCCCTGGCTGATCGGCGGCTCGGCGGATCTGTCGCCTTCGACCAAGACGAACCTCAAGTTCGAGGGCGCGGGCAGTTTCGAACACGACAGCTACGACGGGCGCAACCTGCATTTCGGCATCCGCGAGCACGGCATGGGCGCGGTCTGCAATGGCCTCGCGCTATCCGGATTGCGGCCGTATGGATCGACGTTCCTGATCTTCAGCGACTACATGAAGCCGCCGATCCGACTCTCCGCGATCATGGAAGTGCCGGTGATCTACGTGTTCACGCACGATTCGATCGGCGTCGGCGAAGATGGACCGACGCATCAGCCGATCGAGCAACTGGCGTCCTTGCGCGGCGTGCCGGGCCTCTCGACGCTGCGTCCCGCCGATGCGAACGAAGTGGCTGAAGTGTGGCGCGTCGCGCTGTCGCATCCGAAGGAGCCGTCGTGCATCGTGCTGACGCGCCAGCCGCTGCCGACTTTCGATCGCAAGAAATACGCATCGGCCGATGGCGTGAAGCGCGGCGCGTACGTGCTCGCCGATACCGAAGGCGGCAAGAAGCCCGAAGTGCTGCTGCTCGCGACGGGCAGCGAAGTGTCGCTGTGCGTCGAGGCGTACGAGAAGCTGAAGGCCGAGGGCATCGCGGCGCGCGTCGTGTCGATGCCGTCATGGGACATCTTCGAGAAGCAGGATCAGGCGTACAAGGACTCGGTGCTGCCGCCGGACGTGAATGCGCGCGTGTGTGTCGAGCAGGCCGCGACGCTCGGCTGGGATCGCTACGTCGGCCGCCTGGGATCGCAGATCGTGATGCACACGTTCGGCGCGTCGGCGCCATTGAAGGCGCTCAAGACGAAATTCGGCTTCACGCCGGAGCGCGTCTACGAAGAAGCGAAGAAGCAGATCGCGCGCGTGAAATCCAACGGCAAGGAGTGA
- the gnd gene encoding phosphogluconate dehydrogenase (NAD(+)-dependent, decarboxylating), which produces MQIGIVGLGRMGGNIGRRLMRSGHTCVVYDHNPQATEALASEGATGAKDLGDLVAKLAAPRVVWLMLPAGKITEDTLNDLHKSLGADDVIIDGGNSFYKDDIRRAAQLREQGIHYVDVGTSGGIWGLERGYCMMIGGDEAVVRRLDPILATLAPGRGDIPATPGREGRDARVENGYMHCGPVGSGHFVKMVHNGIEYGLMQAYAEGFHILRHKESKDLAEGERYTLDLADIAEVWRRGSVVSSWLLDLTAGALATDGTLERFSTEVADSGEGRWTIEAAIEEAVPAQVLSAALYTRFRSRDAESFPERMLSAMRFGFGGHHEFPAK; this is translated from the coding sequence ATGCAGATCGGCATCGTGGGACTGGGACGCATGGGTGGCAACATCGGGCGGCGTCTGATGCGCAGCGGGCACACGTGCGTCGTGTACGACCACAACCCGCAGGCGACCGAGGCGCTCGCCAGTGAAGGCGCGACGGGCGCGAAGGATCTGGGCGATCTCGTCGCGAAGCTGGCCGCGCCGCGCGTCGTCTGGCTGATGCTGCCCGCGGGCAAGATCACCGAGGACACGCTGAATGATCTGCACAAGAGCCTCGGCGCGGACGACGTGATCATCGACGGCGGCAACAGCTTCTACAAGGACGATATCCGGCGCGCCGCGCAGTTGCGCGAGCAGGGCATTCATTACGTCGATGTCGGCACGTCGGGCGGCATCTGGGGACTGGAGCGCGGCTACTGCATGATGATCGGCGGCGACGAAGCGGTCGTGCGCCGGCTCGATCCGATTCTCGCGACGCTCGCGCCCGGACGCGGCGACATTCCCGCCACGCCGGGCCGCGAAGGACGCGATGCGCGCGTCGAGAACGGCTATATGCATTGCGGGCCGGTCGGTTCGGGACACTTCGTGAAGATGGTGCACAACGGCATCGAGTATGGACTGATGCAGGCGTATGCCGAAGGCTTCCACATCCTCAGGCACAAGGAATCGAAGGATCTGGCGGAAGGCGAACGCTATACGCTCGATCTCGCGGATATCGCCGAAGTATGGCGGCGCGGCAGCGTGGTGTCGTCATGGCTGCTCGATCTGACCGCCGGCGCACTCGCCACCGATGGCACGCTCGAACGCTTCTCGACGGAAGTCGCGGACAGCGGCGAAGGGCGCTGGACCATCGAGGCGGCGATCGAGGAAGCGGTGCCGGCGCAGGTCTTGTCGGCGGCGCTTTACACGCGCTTCCGCTCGCGCGATGCCGAATCGTTCCCCGAGCGCATGCTCTCCGCGATGCGCTTCGGCTTCGGCGGGCACCACGAGTTTCCGGCGAAGTAG
- a CDS encoding ABC transporter permease, with product MDTLDQSRVDKKRAHRPTAHADSFTPLSSALPANGTHWMSVWLRNYLVWRKLAIASMIGNLADPMIYLFGLGLGLGLMVGHVDGVSYIAFLAAGTAASSVMMSASFEAMYSGFSRMHVQRTWEAIMHTPLTLGDIVLGEIVWAASKSVLSGVAIMVVAGALGYASFPSMLIALPVIVLTGLAFASTAMVITALAPSYDFFMFYQTLALTPMLLLSGVFFPIAQLPALAQHVTQVLPLFHAVELIRPAMLGRPFDGLAVHVLVLIAYAVVPFFLCAWLFRRRMMK from the coding sequence ATGGATACCCTCGATCAATCCCGCGTCGACAAAAAGCGCGCGCACAGGCCGACGGCGCACGCGGATAGCTTCACGCCGCTGTCCAGCGCGCTGCCCGCCAACGGCACGCACTGGATGTCGGTATGGCTGCGCAACTATCTCGTGTGGAGAAAGCTCGCGATCGCCTCGATGATCGGCAATCTCGCCGATCCGATGATCTATCTCTTCGGCCTCGGGCTGGGTCTCGGCCTGATGGTCGGACACGTCGACGGCGTGTCGTATATCGCGTTTCTCGCGGCGGGCACGGCGGCGTCGAGCGTGATGATGTCCGCGAGCTTCGAGGCGATGTATTCAGGCTTCTCGCGCATGCACGTGCAGCGCACGTGGGAAGCGATCATGCACACGCCGCTCACGCTCGGCGATATCGTGCTGGGCGAGATCGTCTGGGCCGCGAGCAAATCGGTGCTGTCCGGCGTGGCGATCATGGTCGTCGCGGGCGCGCTCGGCTATGCGAGCTTTCCGTCGATGCTGATCGCGCTGCCCGTCATCGTGCTCACGGGACTCGCGTTTGCCAGCACCGCGATGGTCATCACCGCGCTCGCGCCGAGCTACGACTTCTTCATGTTCTATCAGACGCTCGCGCTCACGCCGATGCTCCTGCTCTCCGGCGTGTTCTTTCCGATCGCGCAACTGCCCGCGCTCGCGCAGCACGTCACGCAGGTGCTGCCGCTCTTTCACGCGGTCGAACTGATTCGTCCCGCGATGCTCGGCCGCCCGTTCGACGGCCTGGCCGTGCACGTGCTCGTGCTGATCGCGTATGCGGTCGTGCCGTTCTTTCTCTGCGCGTGGCTTTTCAGGCGGCGCATGATGAAATGA